The Aureitalea marina genome includes a window with the following:
- the rpiB gene encoding ribose 5-phosphate isomerase B, which translates to MKIAIGNDHAGTDYKMSVVEFLEEQGHEVQNVGTDLSDSVDYPDFVHPVAEAVSSGQADFGVLICGSGNGVSMTANKHQKIRAALCWTAEIAQLAREHNDANIISIPARFTSQPQAINIVNTFLNTPFEGGRHQRRVDKIACQ; encoded by the coding sequence ATGAAAATAGCAATTGGAAATGACCATGCGGGTACGGATTATAAGATGTCTGTCGTCGAATTTCTTGAAGAACAAGGACACGAGGTTCAAAATGTAGGTACAGACCTAAGTGATAGTGTTGATTACCCCGACTTTGTTCACCCGGTAGCGGAAGCCGTCTCCTCTGGTCAAGCTGATTTTGGTGTGTTGATCTGTGGAAGTGGTAATGGAGTTTCAATGACAGCCAACAAACACCAGAAAATTAGGGCTGCCCTTTGCTGGACAGCGGAGATTGCCCAATTGGCCAGAGAACACAATGACGCTAATATCATTAGTATTCCCGCACGATTTACCAGCCAACCCCAGGCAATCAATATAGTAAACACCTTCCTGAATACTCCATTTGAAGGAGGACGTCATCAAAGACGGGTAGACAAAATAGCCTGCCAATAA